The following nucleotide sequence is from Trifolium pratense cultivar HEN17-A07 linkage group LG2, ARS_RC_1.1, whole genome shotgun sequence.
tttttttatctttgctGATTTAATCTTTCAGCTTCATTAATATGTCACTTTCAATTGAACGTTTCCAGGTTCATTCCTTGTTGAAGGACTTAGTTCACAAAGCTATTAGTCAGACTCTGGTAAGCTTCTGAAAAATGCTCAGATTTAGATTTTCTATTGTACTAATTAGTTGGTGCTATGTTTAACTTAAATATGATTGATTCTTCTTGGTGGTCTTACTTTGTCATGTTTATTCTAGCAGACAAGGTTCATTTTGTAATATCACTCAAATGTTTTTAAGTTTCAAAATGTATAGAAAAAACGCTTTTGGGGGTGTTTGTTTTGCAAAGCAAATACATTGCCTAGATGCTGTTGTTTTCTGCAATCTCTGACTTTCTATATTGTGAGTTATGCAAAGCTGCTCAAATCATGCAGATATGTCAAAGGCTTATATTTAATACCAATCATTAGTTCAGCCTGCACGGAAACATGCTTCAAAATAAATTgcaataatttttcttaaaactgATTTGATGCGCAGCTCTAGACTTCTAATGTTTGAGCACCTTCTTTTGTTAGAAGGAAATTATTTATAAGGGGAGGGTTTTGTGATTTCAAGGTTTATAtcttcgtaaaaaaaaaaacaaaggttTATATCgataataactaaataatacTGCAGTCTGGAATAATAAACTATGACAGTgtggattttatttttcacataCATAGATTTGCAATCAATTTCTTATCTGTTTCCTTAAGATATCTTGATTTCCCATACTTGGTAAATAATACATTAATACTGCAGTCTGAAATAATAAACTGTGACAGCGTgggattttatttttgacatacTTAGATTTGCAATCCATTTCCTTAAGATATCTTGAGTTCTTATCACACTATCACAACTGATACATATAGTGTTGGTTTGGTTGACTCACAGGAACTGAAGCAATATCCTGGTCTGCGGGTTGAGGTCACAAATGCAGCTTCTGATTCTCTAGAACGAATGAGGGAGGAAAGCAAAAAATCAACTCTCCAGCTAGTTGATATGGAGTGTGGCTATCTAACGGTCGATTACTTTCGGAGACTTCCTCAAGATGTTGACAAGGGTGGCAATCCAACACATTCAATTTTTGATAGATATAATGATTCATATCTTAGGCGAATTGGTAAAATATACAACATGCACTTTCAATTTTCATACTTACTATAAGCTTGTAAATGCTGGAAATGAGTTGAAGTAGTCTCATTCAATTTTTGATAGATATAATGATTCATATCTTAGGCGAATTGGTAAAATATACAACATGCACTTTCAATTTTCATACTTACTATAAGCTTGTAAATGCTGGAAATGAGTTGAAGTAGTCTCACTCTCTGTGTAATTGTGTATAAACAGGAAGCACGGTTTTGTCTTATGTCAATATGGTCTGTGCAACTTTGAGGCATTCAATTCCGAAGTCCATTGTCTATTGTCAAGTGCGCGAAGCCAAACGAAGCCTGCTTGACCATTTCTTCGTTGAGATAGGAAAATATGAGGTGAGAATAATAAATCTAATATGTCTATGATGTATACTTTTATCTTCATTTAGTTTtagtatttttcaaaataatccaAACACTGATATggtaaataaatttatatttgaagtCCAAGCGTCTGTCCTCAATGCTGAATGAAGATCCTGCAATAATGGAACGGCGTAGTGCCCTTGCAAAGAGGCTCGAGTTATACCGCAGTGCGCAAGCTGAGATTGATTCTGCCGCTTGGTCTAAGTAGATGTTAAGTTTTGAGAGCAGGACTGCTTCTTCTATTTCATGTTTTATCTTCACTGTCtatatctatttttttcttccttttattttgGGTTTTGCATTGTCATGCAAAAATGTGTATCTGTTATCTTTATTAGATTAGATGTCTGactgtaaaataaaatattttttcttgggTGAAATTATAAGAGAATCTTCACACCacactatatttttttgaatatgaTTACCTAAAAGaatctataaaaaaacaaacttgtaTAACGTGAAATAGTAGtagtactttaaaaaaaaattatgtgaggTCTAATTTCCATGCAATTCTGGGTATAaattatagtttttatttttatcataaaataaaaattacatctTTTAAAGTTCACATGATAAAAGGAAGGAGTACTTGAAAAAAGACCGGCAAAGTCAATGTTATCATTAGCAATTCTCAATTTTTGCACAAGTTGTCCACactcctattttttatttttttgagcaAGTAAATACTTCTATTTAAATATTTCAATTGTACTACCTcgtatgttattattataaactcTTAATTTTTATGCACAACTTGTCAACACTCTTATTTATGAGTATATTTTAATTGAGTAAAATATATGTCATCAACAACCAAGTCCTTGTAGTATCTAAAACAAACAACCAAGTCcttcaataattcaaaaataagtAACAAAGAACTAGCAACATGTTCTTTTGAAATTCACATATATTACTAGTGGTCTATAATAAGTACTGTAAATAGGAGACACTGACGTTACTGCAACAAGTTGCCAAATACTATACCACAATATTGTACTACGTACTAGTAATTAGTACTCCAATTGGTACCATTATATAAGTAACCAACTTCAAACTTCTGCATTCAATTAAACTGAGGATCACATTTCCATTCTTATTCTCTTGTTTGAAGATCTCTCCTCTCTCTCTAGATTATTTCTTCTACATTTACTAGGTGAGTTCAGGAtcctctttattttttctagCTCATTTCTTAGaggttacatttttttaatcttcaTTTCTCCAGCTTATGTgtgaatttaattaaatttatctAATCTATTATAGGAAAGTATATTATTTACAATAAAGATCGAGATCAGTTCTAGTGTTTGTGAGAAGCATTAAGAAGGACGGTTGCAATGACCTCTGAAAGTACTGACAATTTTTACAGCTCTGGACCCTCACATCTAACTTATGTCAATTGGTAAGATCTATATATCAAACAAATCTTAATTCCACTTTAACTTTTCATGGTGAGTTAGTTATGGTTTTTGGTTATTAAGATTTCATTTTCCATTTTATGCAGGGATAATGAATATCATCGAAAATCAGTAGCTTCTAGTTTGGTCAATGGTGTTTATGTTCTAGAAAATGACCGCCAAAAACAACGAAAAGGTCCCGATTCACTAGCATGTAAATGGTGGGAATTCTTCCATTTTAAGCTGCTTGATACACTTATTGATGATGTTGATAGTTCCATATTTGGTGCAATTTATGAGTTCAAGCCTCAACCATCAATGTGCAACAACAAAAGCCCGCGTTATGTAATTGCGTTTCGAGGGACTATAATTAAACCAGAGTCATTTTTGCGCGATATGGAGTTGGATCTAAAAATTCTCAGACATGGACTTCATCGAACTTCACGCGCGAAGATAGCTACCGAAGCTGTAAGAAAGACGGTACTGGATAGGGTTGGTGGTAATGGTTCCAAGATATGGTTGGCTGGTCATTCTCTAGGATCAAGTATCGCTTTGCATGCAGGCAAAACATTGGCTAAAAGTGGAATTGAATCTTTTCTTTTCAACCCTCCATTTCCATCTGCTCCACTTGATCAGATAATAAACAATAAGAAAGCGAAACATGGGATTCGATGTGTTGGCAGCACGCTAAAATTTGGAGTCGGCTTTATTACTATGAATTCGGATAAGAGAAGATCGTCCAATGATTCATTTTCTGCTTTGTCTGCTTGGATTCCAAACTTATTTGTGAATCCATCTGACTGTATATGTTCGGGGTATGTTGGATACTTCGAACATAGAAGCGAAATGGAGAAATATGGTGCTGGTAGGATTGAAAAGAGAGCAACACAAATCTCAGTTGGTTGTGAATTCATGAGAGCTTTAGGGATGGAATCTGAACCTCTGCATCTCATTCCTTCAGCTATTTTGAAAGTTAATTTAACCCCTCAGAAGAATTGCATAGAAGCACAAGGAATTGACCAGTGGTGGAAACCAAACTTACAGTTGAAATCCGAGCAGCAAACATACTAGTAGTTCTTCTACGTACTTATTGTATATACTCAATTGCTGCATGTATTGATTGAGCTACGTTGTTTATGATTTTCCATTTGAAATTACTTCCAAAGCAAGTAGCAAATGCTACTAAGCCGTTGtatgaagaaaaaattgattgagCTACGTTGTTTATGATTTTCCACATGAACTATGAATTAAACAAATTGATCCGCGGGTTAACTTATAACTCAGCATTTTAAGGGTtcgtttgacccaactttttttagagtttatgcaaacagtttatgaaatttttatgggttatgctaaccggtgcccccggggcactggttaaggaaaccaaaaaatgaaatttttaaattgaaaataatactttttagactttcgaggcgttgactgcacaaagttcaatgtcatattactatatttgcttccttaaacagtgccccggggcactttttagcattttccaatttttatatattattataagtttgtcaaggtagtttatgataaaatagcataaaacttaatttatattacataagctgtttgtataagctctaaaaaaattaGGTTAGACGGAACTATGCATGGCAATAAAACCCATACCCATGGGTATCCACCCAAACCATACtcgctttgacggggaaaacccgagttgactgggtttgagttcgggtttgagttttccccgatttcaaaagatgggtttggggcgggtaatgggtacattgatacccaccccgaacccgtccccgaacccgccccgcttatactaaaaattagatttcacctcttttaaattagaaacgcttaaacaatctcttaaattacgttcatatatttattttttattttaatttgagtattaaacaaaccattttctctatttttttttcctttatttaaaaaaatattgttgagagaaaataattttggacatttaactttttttttaataaaaaaatactaaaatataatctaaattcatgtggaaagaggcgtaatggggatacccgaactttatggatttgggtttggggagggcaaaacccgtccccgccccgcctCATTGCCATGCCTAGACGGAACTAATCTCCCTTGCGCTCTGCACAAACTTAACC
It contains:
- the LOC123907665 gene encoding GDSL esterase/lipase At4g10955-like encodes the protein MTSESTDNFYSSGPSHLTYVNWDNEYHRKSVASSLVNGVYVLENDRQKQRKGPDSLACKWWEFFHFKLLDTLIDDVDSSIFGAIYEFKPQPSMCNNKSPRYVIAFRGTIIKPESFLRDMELDLKILRHGLHRTSRAKIATEAVRKTVLDRVGGNGSKIWLAGHSLGSSIALHAGKTLAKSGIESFLFNPPFPSAPLDQIINNKKAKHGIRCVGSTLKFGVGFITMNSDKRRSSNDSFSALSAWIPNLFVNPSDCICSGYVGYFEHRSEMEKYGAGRIEKRATQISVGCEFMRALGMESEPLHLIPSAILKVNLTPQKNCIEAQGIDQWWKPNLQLKSEQQTY